The Anolis sagrei isolate rAnoSag1 chromosome Y, rAnoSag1.mat, whole genome shotgun sequence genome contains a region encoding:
- the LOC132782031 gene encoding aminoacyl tRNA synthase complex-interacting multifunctional protein 2 isoform X1 encodes MPMYKVRPFQGGPGSAVPPEHLPTCMYRLGSVHREPKAGSSASSPLPQAEQDEIDPSLQALESRQEEILKRLYELKAAVDSLSKMIQTPDADFDATNIIQADEHVPLTASSADLDNLLGKDYSALKDIVINANPSHPPLSLLVLHSLLCESYKVLSAVHTHSSVKSVPENLLKCFGDQAKKQSRHEYQLGFTLIWKDVSKPQMKFRIQTMCPIEGEGNIARFLFSLLGQKHNAVTATLIDSWVDTAIFQLQEGSSKEKAAVLRSMNAALGKASWLVGNELTLADIVAWCAIQTTGSTNAVPPNVQNWLKSCENLAAFNSALKLLK; translated from the exons ATGCCGATGTACAAGGTGAGGCCCTTCCAGGGCGGGCCGGGCTCCGCGGTGCCGCCCGAGCACCTCCCCACTTGCATGTACCGCCTCGGCAGCGTCCACCGGGAGCCCAAGGCCGGCTCCTCGGCCTCCTCTCCCTTGCCGCAGGCGGAGCAG GATGAAATTGATCCGTCCCTTCAAGCTCTTGAATCCCGCCAGGAAGAGATCTTAAAGCGTTTGTATGAATTGAAGGCAGCTGTGGATAGTCTCTCCAAGATGATCCAAACACCAGATGCAGATTTTGATGCTACAAACATAATCCAGGCAGATGAACATGTTCCTTTAACGGCCAGTTCTGCAGACCTGGATAATTTACTTGGAAAG GACTATAGTGCACTAAAGGATATTGTGATTAATGCAAACCCATCACACCCTCCACTATCACTGTTAGTACTTCACAGCTTGCTGTGTGAGAGCTACAAAGTACTGTCAGCTGTCCATACACACTCATCTGTGAAGAGTGTGCCAGAGAATCTCCTGAAATGTTTTGGTGACCAGGCTAAGAAGCAATCACGTCACGAATACCAATTGGGCTTTACACTCATTTGGAAAGATG TGTCAAAACCCCAGATGAAGTTCCGCATTCAAACTATGTGTCCCATTGAAGGAGAAGGAAACATTGCTAGGTTCTTGTTCTCCTTACTTGGTCAGAAGCACAATGCCGTTACAGCAACTCTGATCGATAGCTGGGTCGATACAGCCATCTTCCAACTGCAGGAAGGAAGCAGTAAAGAAAAGGCAGCCGTTTTGCGATCCATGAATGCAGCCCTTGGCAAGGCCTCCTGGCTGGTGGGAAACGAACTAACCTTAGCCGACATCGTGGCCTGGTGTGCAATTCAGACAACGGGGAGCACAAATGCTGTTCCACCTAATGTCCAAAACTGGCTGAAATCTTGTGAAAATCTGGCAGCTTTCAATTCTGCTCTCAAGTTACTGAAGTAA
- the LOC132782031 gene encoding aminoacyl tRNA synthase complex-interacting multifunctional protein 2 isoform X2, with amino-acid sequence MPMYKDEIDPSLQALESRQEEILKRLYELKAAVDSLSKMIQTPDADFDATNIIQADEHVPLTASSADLDNLLGKDYSALKDIVINANPSHPPLSLLVLHSLLCESYKVLSAVHTHSSVKSVPENLLKCFGDQAKKQSRHEYQLGFTLIWKDVSKPQMKFRIQTMCPIEGEGNIARFLFSLLGQKHNAVTATLIDSWVDTAIFQLQEGSSKEKAAVLRSMNAALGKASWLVGNELTLADIVAWCAIQTTGSTNAVPPNVQNWLKSCENLAAFNSALKLLK; translated from the exons ATGCCGATGTACAAG GATGAAATTGATCCGTCCCTTCAAGCTCTTGAATCCCGCCAGGAAGAGATCTTAAAGCGTTTGTATGAATTGAAGGCAGCTGTGGATAGTCTCTCCAAGATGATCCAAACACCAGATGCAGATTTTGATGCTACAAACATAATCCAGGCAGATGAACATGTTCCTTTAACGGCCAGTTCTGCAGACCTGGATAATTTACTTGGAAAG GACTATAGTGCACTAAAGGATATTGTGATTAATGCAAACCCATCACACCCTCCACTATCACTGTTAGTACTTCACAGCTTGCTGTGTGAGAGCTACAAAGTACTGTCAGCTGTCCATACACACTCATCTGTGAAGAGTGTGCCAGAGAATCTCCTGAAATGTTTTGGTGACCAGGCTAAGAAGCAATCACGTCACGAATACCAATTGGGCTTTACACTCATTTGGAAAGATG TGTCAAAACCCCAGATGAAGTTCCGCATTCAAACTATGTGTCCCATTGAAGGAGAAGGAAACATTGCTAGGTTCTTGTTCTCCTTACTTGGTCAGAAGCACAATGCCGTTACAGCAACTCTGATCGATAGCTGGGTCGATACAGCCATCTTCCAACTGCAGGAAGGAAGCAGTAAAGAAAAGGCAGCCGTTTTGCGATCCATGAATGCAGCCCTTGGCAAGGCCTCCTGGCTGGTGGGAAACGAACTAACCTTAGCCGACATCGTGGCCTGGTGTGCAATTCAGACAACGGGGAGCACAAATGCTGTTCCACCTAATGTCCAAAACTGGCTGAAATCTTGTGAAAATCTGGCAGCTTTCAATTCTGCTCTCAAGTTACTGAAGTAA